DNA from Elaeis guineensis isolate ETL-2024a chromosome 2, EG11, whole genome shotgun sequence:
TCCTGAAGGGATTGCTTAGCAGGAGACTTGCTACTCTTTGTGGGATCTTCATTTGTACAATGTTGCAAGTTTCATTACTTATTGCATTACATTTTAGAGCTGACCTTGCATTCTAAGAGTTGGTGGAGTACTTTGTCTGTACCTTGCATGTACATCTGAATGGAAGCTCTGGAATCATTTTCAGTTCAATCAGAAAATTAGTTGTTGATGTTTTGATCTGTAGATTGAGGAGCTACCTGGAATATCATGCTCTAAATATGGTTTGCTTATGCAGCAAATCAGGTTTCTCATGTGAGCTGTGGCCAGTGTCATACAACACTGATGTATCCATATGGAGCACCATCAGTCAAATGCGCGATATGTCATTATGTTACAAACATAGGAGTATGTTGATATCTCCAAATGGTTCTTCTCTTTTGGTTGTTTTCAAACTATCCCACGACAACATCTTTTGTCAATTTTACAGAAGAATCTTACAAATTCATCTTCTCCCCACTCTTTCCCTCATGCAGGCAAGTAATATGAGAGTTCCAATCCCTGCAGCACACAGGCCTAATGAATCTACACCCATGCCACCATCCACTTCAGCTGTATGTTAACTTGTCTCTGTTTTTCTCCTCCTTTTGTCGGTTAACCTATCCGGTAGGTGATGACACTTACTAACTCTTCATGTGCTATGTGCTAAACTTCCATTTTCATGTCATAGCTTGGTTCTCGAGCGCAGACTGTTGTTGTTGAGAATCCCATGACGGTGGATGAAAGCGGCAAACTGGTAAAGTCCACATATCCTTTCAAAAGTATCAGTATGCCCTGATGCTAAGTTTACTAAAGTATAAATTGCTGAACAAAGAGATTCTTCATCTACTATGACAGGTGAGCAATGTTGTAGTTGGAGTCACCACTGGGAAAAAATGACGCTCTACTACGCAGATCCATGCATATCGGCGGTTGGTTTTTAATGTCGTAAAGGTCAATATAATTAAGCTCTCCATTTTGGAGCTCGGGTGTCTAATAGAACAGTTAAGAATGCAAGCCATGATGAATGTTTATAAAACAATTGATGCTACTCTAGCCTAAATACATGTATTCTTTTCATTTGTATATGAGCTGTGTCAGAATTTTAATGTGCAGGTTCGCATGATCATAATACTATAGGAAAGTAGCAAGTGGTATCATGATTGGTTTACAGAATTGATACCGAGTCAGGCTTATGAATGATTATCCCTGTAATGAATAATTAACCCTGTGGATTTATCTGTAAGGCAAGATGTTGCTAGTTGTGTTTGTGACAGTGCTAACCAGATGATGGATTGGTTGTTAGCAGCCTCTTGTTTCTGAAGGTCATTACCTGTTTGGAaatttgtctatttatttttttttaaataaaaaaattatagaaacatcATTTCTACTTTGATCGATTTGCATTTATACCTTCTTGACTGTgggaatttttaattatttttttttttaattaccaaTACTGACCCAATATGATCTTGCGACACCCTGGCTTAAAATTGGTGGTTTTTCTTTTTGGTTGAGGGTGGGTGACGGAAAGTTTTCTTttgcagtaaaaaaaaaaaggcctttTTATTGGACGTACACCAACTGTTCGACAAAATGCTTTAGCGAGGTTTGAGCCTGGATGGCTACTCCTATAGTGTTCTTATTCATGGATGCTACAAAGAAGATCGAATGAGGGAGACGAGGAGAGATAATTTGGAACTATTTGATGCTGGATGACTTCACTTGCAGAGCTATCGTTGGGGGGAATCTGCTGAGCCCTCGTAACAATATGTGATGAAATTGACACTACAAAACTAATTAATTGTGCTAGAGGTATTTTAGGAAAAATTATCATGTAATGAGCATGTGATATCACTTTATTAAAAGAGAGATGAATGGAAGGATCATACAGGGTTAGCATGGTAACTCTAAGAATCTaaccaaaaataatttaaaagcgAAGGATATAAGTGCAAATCAGTCAAAGTAGATGgtgcttctaaatttttttctttttttttttgcctctttTGGTAGGATTGCTATGTACTTCATGTTTCTTATGCTGTCAGGCGCTGTATCAATCAACCAAACATTTTTAAACTAGCAATAAATGCAGTGATGAAGTTGATGATCTTAATTTTGGCCATCCTAATTTTCTTCCACTGTTGCGGAATAACCAAGCATTGCCGCCATGGAGTAAACATTGGAGTCATCAGCACTTTTCTGGATTTGttaacaagaaaaaaaaacaatTTATTACAAGGCTTCTAAACAAGTGAAAAAGTAATTTCTATGTTGTCCCTCTTGTTGCATCCCATTGTTATGTTCTTGTATTTAGTGTGTATTTAGTAGTTGCATGGATTGGGCTACGAGAAGGTAACATGAAAATGACCTGTCATGCAGCAACAAAATTCATGTAATAATAGTTGGTATGACTAACAATAGATTTAGGTTATCCACTTCTCATACACGTCAGTCAATAATGTATTCCTTTGGTCTGTATATGAGCTGTGTTAGAATTTTAATGTGCAGGTCATCATAATACCATAGGAAAGTAGCAAGTGCTGTCATGATTGCTTTACCGAGTTGTTATTGAGTTGATACCGAGTTAGGCTCATGAATGATTATCCCTGTGGATTTATTTGTAAGGCAAGATCTTGCTAGTTGGTGGATTGCTTATTTGCAACCTATTGTTTCTGAAACTCATTACGTGTTTtgaaacttgatttttttttttttttcacaaatttgtagaaacatcttttttTACTTTGATCTATTCGCATTTATACCTTCtcaactttaaaattttttaattaatatttttgagtTATAAGTACTGACCTAATATGATCCTACGATCGATCTACCATCAGACATCGTTAGttagtttttatttatttatttatttattaatggcATTAATACATTGTTTTGAAAGATCATAGCATCCACTCCCTGTTAAGTCTTTACAAAATCCTTTCCACTTTCCTAATCTATACCGTTCCATTCCATCTCAACCACCATGCAAGCCCTAGTGCTCGCCGGTCATGAGCACATGTGTCCCAATCTTCTCATTCTCTTTAAATCAAGATCACAAAGTTTGAGGGGGAATGAGTGACTCACATTTTAGTTATTCGGATGGAGGGAGGCTGTTCTCATTTTGATTTCAAAGAGAATGGAAATATCCTAATCTCCCGGAATACAACAATCTCCATTCTTTTTTGGTATTCAAATTCCACTCTAATTTTGAATACGAACTAAATATGTCAGAAGATATAgccatttcgattctcattctgGTTAAATTTGCAAACCAAACAAACCCTAATGTAATTAAAAGGTTTAAGAGTGAAGCAAATGATATATTCGCGATGTTGCCGTtaggacactgtgattatcaatctaattctgacttcaataaaaattaaaaatatgtaaaaagtaatgagtcagatcgaatccacagagaaggcaggattttaatttgaaatctttgattttataaaaaaataaagttttgaagaaagtaattttaagttagaaaatagaaattaaaaatatgaaaaataaatcaggtactaagatctactatttagatcctacttgcaataaaataaataacaaaaatttaaagagcataaaataaattgatactaagatctactaactagatcctagcatctaattacaaaaaataaaagataaaaatttaaagtgtaagaaaataaatttttcattaattagaattaaaatttaaatacaaaaaaattaaaaaaaattaaaaaaataaaataaaaataaaattgtaacaagaatctgaagttgattagCCCAGCCTTatcaaaaagatggttgatgacctctctttctttttcatactccatagagcgaaccagcttctcttcttcttttccttgggttcctaaatctctataatttttttctatttttttcataacTTTCTACtgaatttttcttctcctttcacttattcccggacctcctatttataagtaaatttttttatctttttctgatcacaaaaggagtcctaaaatctttaaaaatcatattatacTCGTATAAATTAATTCTGACCGTTAGATCTTCAATGGACCGCTCAGATCAGTCCAAAAAATAGTTGTttaaatccttatcagggtcaggAATATTCTCATCTATTGAATCAGGTCTCAGATTTGATCTGACTGTCGAATGGCGCATTTTCTCTCCTTAACAAAGTCGGGGACGCTGTTAATCGTTGGATCGCACGATGGATTGAATTTCAGCTATCTGATCGtgcaaaagttttattttttcaacCGGCAATGAACAGCAACCATCCGATCTGGTTCGATTTGAatttggaccatcggatcatgTGCAAAAGCTTCCATCCGTCCATAGACCGCGCCATAGACCGCGAACCTGTTCCTGTGGACTACGTCCCTGAATCTGTGGACCAAGCGGTCGGTCTACCGTGCACCGaaagtaataaaatttatttttaaaatattttcacttgatttttgctccgatttgtgcctgaaaaatagaaaaaataatgcattaaatttttcaaaaatttttcattattttgatgcttaaattgcttaattaaatcaacatctatttttcataaatatattttaatttcatatttttttaaaattatttatttttataaaaaaattaatttatttatgaaattaagttttttagaagatgctagcaccataaattacaaaaaatatctataataaatataaaaatatattacttatcaCAAACTATATGTATTTGAGGGTTTCCTaatgcaaatttttacttaattttcAGTTATGCCTGATGATATGCCATTCCAGGCATAATTTTTGTCCATAAGCTCATCTCATCAATATCAAAGATGAGCAACCAAATCCAACCTAAAAATAATATCGTTTTAGTCAGAGGAATActtgtttcatttttttattctttactAAATGGCACTTTTTTTTGGAATTaacatgtttattttttttggaattaacataaaaaaaagtctgacagtaaaagtattaaaacttacTAGCTAGGgaagaaattaattaataaaaaaattgaaaagagctCAGGAGTGCTGTCATCATCCGATGATCAGACTATATGTTGGTATTTCGATCAGACATATTTTtgtggattcgaatcggatttattaaTTGTCACACTTCTAATCCAAGATCAAAGTCGAGGATCATAGCAACCACCGCATACCTATGAGAACTTTCTATATAAGCATATAAGACATTTCAAACAGATATCAAACAACATAGTGATATtaattaaaatactaaaatttaaaatttagatttatcaaCTAATCAAAATAGTGTCCAAATTTAAATGTCttatatcaaataaaatttcataaaataacaaaaaaactAAATCTAAGTTCCACAAAATTGATAGTGCCaatctcgcctctaaaactcTCTCTCAATAATGTCTACATTCGTAATCAATTATttgaatctcaaaaaaataaaagagagaggtgATGAACTTGATAGCCTAGtaagtaaaaaatatttcaacTTAGACATTCCAAATATTATTATAAGAtgtaatattcaaaaataatatcataaataaacataagaacatatttcatgcttatttaaataaatcaaatattttcaacattcatatgcatgtataattttaaattcattttgaattaaaaatatatatagctCAACAGCCTAAATTATGACCACACTTATCCTTGTGGCAGACCCTAGAAGAGAAACAGTGAGCTCATTTATGGTACTAATACATAACTCCCATTGATAAGATCCAGAATCCAATGCACAATCTCCATTGGCAGGATCTAGAATCCAATGCATAATCTCCAATGGCAAGATCCAGAGCACCAATACATAACCTTCATTTGTAGGATCCAGAGTCTAATGTATAATCCCTATTGCTAAAGTTTAGAACATAGTAATTAGGCTAAGAACATAAAATTCGATCCATATCAAAGCACTTTTGCAACATAACATATATCAACATAACAAATAAGTCATAATTCTATGTATGTTTTATAATAAATCCATAAATCATAGTATtccaaaaaaatctcaaaattttaaactacttttcattcaaaatatagtttcataaatATCTCAGAAAGAcgattcattacttacttttcatAGAATACTGAACGAACAGATCGATTAacgttgaaaatttttttcaaaatctattattcaaaattatatttttagattaattctaattcataactaaatcaaaataaaatcttaaatcaaaatctcacttaagatTGAATTGAAAAttggatatattttttgaattaaatttttaagataagATCAAACTAATCATGGAAGACACATCTTCGATTTcacaaatctaagagagagaaaaatattaaagagagagaaacaatctagagagagaagataaagagagagaaaatagagagagaaagtggaaagaggaaagagagagaagatagggagaagaatttttttttctttttccttttcttttctcttttcttttcttttcttttttttcctcgtgGAATAGAGGACATGTGTCCTCTTCTTCTATTTCATGAAGTAGGAGAGTTCTTCTTCCCCTTATTCCCGAAGCTAAGAGATCCTCCTCCCAACCGACAACCCCTGTGGCTAGAGGGTCAGTTCCCAGTGGTGACAGTTGGCTTAGTCTAGTGATTGGTAGTGGCCCACGGCGATGGAAATCAAGGACAGAACACAAAAACAGGAAAAGTTAGAAAAACAAAAATTTTCAAGGGATTTCAGCAGAAAAATTTTGGCAAATTCATCCTTAAGgcttataaaaaattaagaagaggTTGTGGAAGGGATTTACCTGATCCTTGACTGCAATTAATCAAATTTTTGACAGCCAAAGCAAGGATGAGCTGCAGTAAATAGGAAGAAATCAAAGAATTTTGACagtaatttttttgagaaaaatctaaaagatTGAGTCCTTTAAATAGACTTCAAATAGGGAGAATTTAGAGTTCGAATCTATCTatattttctaaggattttaggtctTTGATCGAAGAATTCCTTCGGGAGTTCGTCGGCATGTTTCCTATCCCATGCTAATTCCAGCATGTGcttcatatttaattttttttaagtaaaaatatatttcaaactcTGTTCTGGGCTCTACCACAAGGATAAATATGATCATAATCAAAGACTGTTGAGTTATATGTATTTTGACTCgaattagatttatgattatatatatatatatatgtaaatacttgaaaatatttatttaatttaaataagctTGAAATATACTTTTGAATAttaaggataaattatatggtatcagagcataaatggataaattatgacatataAAATCAGATATGAATGTAGATGGATAGACATTAGAGACATTGGGATGATAGTTTATATtgattatgataatttaaaaatttgaaatatatttttaaacaTTAGAGATTTTGGTATAAAATATGCTTGAACATCTAAATTCTGAGTGcgaattaaatatatcaaaagatATGGCCATTTTGATTCTCATTCCAATTATAGTTACAAACCAAACAACTCCACATGTAGTTAAAAGGTTTAAGAGTGAAGCAGACTACATGCACTTGAGAGTTTACTGCAAATTTTTACCTAATTTTTAGGCATGCCAGGTATGCCCAGCAATATGCCATTCCAGGCACAATTTTTTGTCCATAAGCTCATCTCATCAATGTCAAAGTTGAGCAACCAAATCCAACCTAAAAATAATATCGATTTAATGAGAGGAATACTTGTTTCATTTTTTATTCTTTACCAAATGCTTACATTTAAcacgtttattttttttttcggaATTAACATAAAAAAGGCTGACATAAGAGTGTTAAAAGTAATACCAGCTAGGgaagaaattaattaataaaataattggaAAGAGCTCAGGAGCGCTGTCGTCGTCCGATGATCAGACGGTTGCGATGCCCCAGCATCACTCAAGCGCGGTCGTCCTCATCGCTCTGTGAGCGTGTTTGTTATTTGGGTGAGAGAGGCTCGAACTCTAGACCTCACGATAACTCAACAAGCTATGAGACCTACGCGCTAGCCAACTGCGCCACCACCCTGCGGTTATTGTGTGAGGATTAAGATACCTATAACATATTTTTGAGCAACCTAACCTCGTCACACAACGCCATCTTTACCATGCTTCCACCCATTTGAAATACACGAAACTTTTGCTGCTGGTACATCTGTTAAGGCACTTCCTCATAAAATCCAAATGCACAATCTGGACACTTGTTGTTAGGTGCATCAAACCCAGAATTTGCTTTATTGGAGGTCACATTTTTCCTTCCTCTTTTAGTCCAGATGATAAGCACGGATTATGGATTCCTACTGTCTCAAGGATGAAGTCATCTCATGTAAGTGTTAGTAAGAAAGTGCGAAAATATGGTAAagctatttcttttctttttctacgtGAAGCACCAAAGTTTGAAACTTAGTAACATTTTATGAGGTCTAAAAATGTTAGTGTTGCCATCTACAACTTGATCTACCGATTGGAAGGCTCCGAAATGCCAGCATCTCGTTGGTTTACCACATAGTGATTATTGCAGCAGATTTTCGATTTGGATTGGAGTGGCTAGAGCATAGCGGCGTTCGACAGAGTCAACGGTGATCGGATCTGCAAAATAAGTCtccagttagattaaattctagcgAAAATACTCTGATACTCAAATCAGATATCTAGACTAGATGAGGAGAGTGTGTGAAAGGTGTGCTACTCTTTTTTGGGGGTCCCCCTTTCTCTTTTATAGAGGAATTGTGAAGAAAAAGTCATGAGAGGTCATTTTTGGCTTCTCCTGGTGTACTATTTCGGATTGGCATGATTTGATAAGGCCATATCCGATGCGCAGCCAACTATTCTTAGAAGTGGCTTGATTTGACATCAAGTGATATATTTGATGGGACCGCAGGGGGTCTCTGCTAATCATTTCAAATGCGTCGATGGAACTTGACATCCCATCATGTGGATCGCTGGAGATAAGGGTAGGCGGTCAATGTGTGGTTCAATCATGATCAGGGCTCGTTCGAGCTGCCGGATTTGTCGTCAAGGTTTTATTTGCTACTCTAGAGATCAGGCCCGAGGTTAAGGTGGCAAGACCCCACAACACTCGCCTTCCTATTTTTAAGTCCAAAGTGGTCGGTTCGAGTGAAGGAAGTAATGGACCTCCCCAGTCTGACCCAGTGAACGAATCTGGGTCAACGACCTCTAGGTAGATCATTGTGGTCAGCCTGAATTTCAAGACATTGGCTTGACCTTCCTAGGCATCTCCAAGGGCTTCGATCTGGCAGCCTTAGTTGGGAACAAGATGTCCCTAGGGGATCAGGTTGCTGagatttttctatctttatcTATATGCTGCCTCATAACTTTGGCTACATTTAAGAAGAAAGTAGA
Protein-coding regions in this window:
- the LOC105033550 gene encoding protein LOL3, whose protein sequence is MQSQLVCNGCRSLLLYPRGATNVRCAICNTVTSVPPPGMEMSQLVCGGCRTLLMYTRGANGVRCACCNTINLAQSANQVSHVSCGQCHTTLMYPYGAPSVKCAICHYVTNIGASNMRVPIPAAHRPNESTPMPPSTSALGSRAQTVVVENPMTVDESGKLVSNVVVGVTTGKK